In Bacillota bacterium, a single window of DNA contains:
- a CDS encoding FAD-dependent oxidoreductase, with amino-acid sequence VRDRILLFGTGVPGEAYVNVTRCLGRSALDVLDVSEAELEGRRQMWAFFRFMRERLPGFAGARLEQSGSHIGVRESRRVIGRYVITAEDLIEGRSFSEPVALGAYPVDVHSSTDATLQTAPLKARFYQIPREALIARRNENLMVVGRCTSSTSRGLAALRVSPIAMATGEAAGRLAALASRSRQAPGDVPYRLLRPLLALQAFGAASR; translated from the coding sequence AGTGCGGGACCGGATACTGTTGTTCGGCACCGGCGTTCCCGGCGAAGCGTACGTCAACGTGACCCGCTGCCTGGGGCGTTCGGCGCTGGACGTGCTGGACGTCAGCGAGGCCGAACTCGAGGGGCGCAGGCAGATGTGGGCGTTCTTCCGGTTCATGAGGGAACGCCTCCCCGGGTTTGCTGGGGCGCGTCTCGAACAGTCGGGGTCCCACATCGGGGTCCGGGAGAGCCGGCGGGTCATTGGCCGGTATGTCATCACGGCTGAGGACCTGATCGAGGGGCGGAGCTTCTCGGAGCCGGTCGCGCTCGGTGCGTACCCGGTGGACGTTCACTCGTCCACGGATGCCACCCTGCAAACGGCCCCGCTCAAGGCGCGCTTCTATCAGATCCCCCGGGAAGCGCTGATCGCCCGGCGCAACGAAAACCTCATGGTCGTGGGACGGTGCACCTCGTCCACCAGCCGGGGGCTTGCGGCGCTGCGGGTATCGCCGATCGCGATGGCCACGGGAGAGGCGGCGGGAAGGCTCGCGGCCCTGGCCTCCCGGAGCCGTCAGGCGCCGGGCGACGTACCGTACCGCCTGCTGCGGCCCTTACTGGCGCTGCAGGCGTTTGGGGCAGCTTCTCGGTAG